From Aliarcobacter butzleri, the proteins below share one genomic window:
- a CDS encoding type IV pili methyl-accepting chemotaxis transducer N-terminal domain-containing protein: MKKNKISTKIKLIGFLFIVLMISIITTTIYLNDKNKKDALTINIVGKQRMLTQNITKNIFYLYQHKNASMTELDNSTTEFIYNLNTLIQGNKLSKIQEAPTRQIANQLVKVDILWKSFHENIVKFKELLQKNDKDSLQLLDNVVNSIYLTNSTLLNEVDNLVSIYTIYSEEKLNNLQYIQYLFAFLILLLMIYSFIQLRTMEDNVKKFLEESEKIVKQSFDEPLTPIKLEGENEIIEMSKNINCFVDKINSVMSYSTNAIEQSKNASLKLDELNAEFDNILDELTNSPDIAKQLNKSEDIFIQSQEHLINSTRRLQDLKKELENIVISCKVPS, translated from the coding sequence ATGAAAAAAAATAAAATTAGTACAAAAATAAAATTAATTGGTTTTTTATTTATTGTTTTAATGATAAGTATAATTACTACAACAATATATTTAAATGATAAAAATAAAAAAGATGCCTTAACAATAAATATTGTTGGTAAACAAAGAATGTTAACTCAAAATATCACAAAAAATATATTCTATTTATATCAACATAAAAATGCTTCTATGACTGAGCTTGATAACTCTACAACAGAGTTTATTTACAATTTGAATACGTTAATTCAAGGAAATAAACTTTCAAAAATTCAAGAAGCTCCAACAAGACAAATAGCAAACCAACTTGTAAAAGTTGATATTTTATGGAAAAGTTTTCATGAAAATATAGTTAAATTTAAAGAATTACTACAAAAAAATGATAAAGATTCTCTACAACTATTAGATAATGTTGTAAATTCTATTTATTTAACAAATTCAACACTATTAAATGAAGTTGATAATTTAGTATCTATTTATACTATATATAGTGAAGAAAAATTGAATAATTTACAATATATACAATATCTATTTGCTTTTTTAATTTTACTTTTAATGATTTATAGTTTTATTCAATTAAGAACTATGGAAGATAATGTAAAAAAATTCCTTGAAGAATCAGAAAAAATTGTAAAACAAAGTTTTGATGAACCATTAACTCCTATAAAACTTGAAGGAGAAAATGAAATAATTGAAATGTCAAAAAATATAAATTGTTTTGTTGATAAAATAAATTCCGTTATGTCTTATTCGACAAACGCGATAGAGCAATCAAAAAATGCTTCATTGAAACTTGATGAATTAAATGCAGAGTTTGATAATATTCTTGATGAATTGACAAATTCACCTGATATTGCAAAGCAGTTAAATAAAAGCGAAGATATTTTTATTCAATCTCAAGAGCATCTAATAAATTCTACAAGAAGATTACAAGATTTAAAAAAAGAGTTAGAGAATATTGTTATCTCTTGTAAAGTTCCTTCTTAG
- a CDS encoding Crp/Fnr family transcriptional regulator, translated as MHLIEYIKKIDFFKNLNEEEMKLLCSISTMSKYENNSILFYENDIKNSLLFLVEGLLKIYKFDKFGNEIFLYHIYENSLISELSSLKSTDISCFSNASFIEDSTILSVNFEKLQEYFLSKNILTNELMQALLDKSHQLQCLVNRELVFDATAKVAFMLKQDLPMFNKLKRQEVSFMLHIQPETLSRVLKKLSREGIINIENGYVSIEDNEKLISIFKGVAI; from the coding sequence ATGCATTTAATTGAGTATATAAAAAAAATAGATTTTTTTAAAAATCTAAATGAAGAAGAAATGAAGCTTTTATGTTCAATCTCAACTATGTCAAAGTATGAAAATAATTCGATTTTGTTTTACGAAAATGACATAAAAAATAGTCTTCTTTTTTTAGTAGAAGGTTTGTTGAAAATTTATAAATTTGATAAATTTGGAAATGAAATATTTTTATATCATATTTATGAAAACTCTTTAATTAGTGAATTATCTAGTTTAAAATCAACTGATATTTCCTGTTTTTCAAATGCTTCATTTATAGAAGATTCTACTATTTTATCTGTAAATTTTGAAAAACTTCAAGAGTATTTTTTATCAAAAAATATTTTGACAAATGAACTAATGCAGGCACTCCTTGATAAATCACATCAACTTCAATGTCTTGTTAATAGAGAATTAGTTTTTGATGCTACGGCAAAAGTTGCTTTTATGTTAAAACAAGATTTACCAATGTTTAATAAACTAAAACGGCAAGAAGTATCATTTATGTTACATATACAACCAGAAACTTTGTCAAGAGTATTAAAAAAGCTATCAAGAGAAGGTATAATAAACATTGAAAATGGTTATGTTTCAATAGAGGATAATGAAAAATTAATCTCTATATTTAAAGGGGTTGCTATATGA